Genomic DNA from Methanosarcina sp. MTP4:
GTGGAATATTCCCCTGAAAAGTAGATTTTCTCAATATCCCTTTCCCCATCCCGTGGGAATTCCGAACCGTCTCCGGCAATCAGTTTGATCCCGTTATCCTCCCGCGGGTTATGGGAAGCCGTAATCACGATCCCGGCATCGGCAAAATCACGGACATAGTACTGGATGGAAGGGGTAGGAGCCATTCCCACGTCAATGACGCTAAGACCCGTAGAAAGAGCCCCGGCGATTGCGGCGGACTTGAGCATCTGGCCCGAAATCCGGGTATCACTCCCTATAGCAACCGTACCCTTCGAGCCCATATAAGTCCCCAGGCTCCGCGCCACATTGACTGCCATTTCAGGGGTTATGTATTCATTGGCGGTACCACGTACACCGTTTGTTCCGAATAATGCCATGTAAGGTCTCCATCTCCAGGTGATCTGCCGGCAAACCCTTTTTGTGTCGGCTAATTATTTTGTTGGTATTTCTGTCTATAATCGAGAATACATTTCTTAAGGGTGGCAAATACATATATCTTATTAGTCAAAATCCGTGAACTAATGGTGTAACCAATGGTCATTGAGAAGATCGAAAAGATAAAGAAGGCAATCAAAGCCAGAGAAAGCGCAATTATTGCCTTTTCCGGGGGTGTGGACAGTACAGTTCTTGCAGCCCTTGCACATGAAGTGCTGGGGAACAGGGCTCTTGCCGTGACCCTTGACTCTCCGCTCTTTCCAAAGAGGCAGCTCGAAACTGCCGTCGAAACAGCCTGTGAAATAGGGATTCCTCACAGGGTACTTCCCTTTTCCCACCTGAACACTCCTTATTTTACCGCAAATTCAATCAACAGGTGCTATTTCTGTAAAAAATACCTGCTGGAAACCCTGGTAGAACTTGGGGAAGAAAGCGGATACAAAGTCGTGCTTGAGGGGACAAATGCTTCGGAAATCAAGGGAGAAAACCGCCCTGGCTACAGGGCAATCCGGGAAGCAGGAGATAAAGTATTTACACCTTTCGTGGAATTCAATATTACAAAAGATGAAATAAGGGAAATCGCCTCAATCTATTCCCTTTCGGCAGCCCACAGACCTTCCATGGCCTGCCTTGCAACCCGCTTTCCTTACGGCCAGCCTATAACGGCAGAAGCTCTCCTGAAAATTGAGGAAGCCGAAGAATATCTCTTCTCCCTGGGCTTCACTCAGTTTCGGGTTCGCATGCACTCCAATATGGCACGGATTGAAGTCCCGCCGGAAGATTTCCCTGAAATCCTGCACCATAGTGTGCAGATTTCTGAAAACCTGAAGGATACCGGTTTCGACTACGTGACCCTCGACCTTGAAGGCTTCCGAAGCGGGAGCATGGATGAACCTTTTCTCCGAAAAAAAGCTAAAGAAGGAGAGGGAGAAGGACGAGGGGAGGTAAAGAAAGAGGAAAAAGAAGGATAAGAAAGGTTCACAGTAAATGGATATTGTTTCTATGATCCAAATCAAGAAAAATGCAGTTTCTCAAAGAATAAACAAGATGGGTAAGTTTTTCCTCTTTTACAATGGAGAGTTTCATTATTCATTAAAACTTTTTTTGGATAATATAAAAATGTTAAAATAACAGAGTTATTGTATATATATAAGGGATATATGAGATGCCAAGCAGATAATGAAAAAATGACTCTAATTGATTCTTTACTCCTTTCTAAAAAAAGACGTGAAATTGTCGAATCTTTATTTTATGAGGATAAAACTTCAGAGGACCTTAAACGACTACTTAAAGTTGAATGGGTTTTACTGAAAGAGCCGATAAAAAAACTAATGGAAGAAGAACTTATAATTTGTCATGACAAAAAATATAGCTTATCAAAAGTAGGTAGGGTTATCTGTGAAAATACACTTCCTTTGGTTGAACTTGCAGAAACATTTGGCAAGAATCCTGAGTATTGGATCAGTCGTGATTTAAGTCCAATTCCTGAATATTTAGCTGGAAACATTGGTAAAATGAAAGGTTGTAGCGTGGTTGTTCCTCACCCAGACCATATGTTTGAACCTTTAAAAGAAGTTATCAATGAGTCGGAGAAAGAGATTGCCTTCTCAGAAGAAATAAAACTTTGTTTAGTTTTATTTTATCCCGAATCAATTGATATTTTAACAGAGTATTCAAAACGTGGGATTCACATAACCCTTATTTTAACAAAGTATATTTATGATAAAATGCTCAACGAATTTCAAGATAAGTTAAAGCTGTTATTGGGATCAAAAAATTTGAATCTTTTCGTATTTAATGAAAACAAAGTGATTCCCCAGATTGTAATTACAGATTTTAAAGCTTTAGTAATTTTTTTCAATCAAAAAGGTAAATATGATTATCAGGAACTTTTAGGTTCTGATATATATGCTTTAGAGTGGGCAACGGAACTATTCTCTTATTATGAAAAATGTTCCGAACATATAAGCACTATTTAAGTTAGTTTTTGGCAATCTTGTTTTACCTAATTCATAGTAATTTTTTCAATAAGCTCATCCCAAAACTTGATGTAATATAATAATTGCTCCCATAATCACAATTTTTTGTATCCAATTTTTTTGTTCCTGCAGTGCCCTGACCACCTGGAGAATTGAAGCGAAAGAGCAACGCCGGTACAAAAAGGTTTTCAGAATTTTTGATGCAGTTCCCATTCCCCGGTAAATGGCAAACCGGTTTAGGGAAGGCATTTTTCCTGAATCTTCCAGGTTCCGGGTGTCCCATGTGAAGCCTGGAGGTTATATGCTTTGGGCCCCGGTGTTTTTTAGATCGTTTTTCGGGCCGGTGTTTCCCCGGTAAAATGGCGAAACCGGGTTGAACCAACCTTCTGGAGGTATTTTTGTGGATTTTGTGGATATAAACTGTCCTCTCCACGGGAAGACACATTAAAATGGCAAATGTGTACTTCCCGGGGCAAGGCGTTGCAGGTATGACTCACTTCTTGGGGGAGATATGATAACAATGTCTATCGAGAGAGGGGTTAAGGCATTGTCATCAGCGTGATGTATTTTTTTTCGAATTTAGGGCTGGCATTTCCCCGGTAAAATGGTGAAACCGGGTTGATCCAACCTTCTGAAGGTATTTTTGTGGATTTTGTGGATATAAATTGTCCTCTCCCCGGGAGGACACATTAAAAAGGCAAACGTGTACTTCCGGGGGAAGGCGTTGCAGGTATGACCCACTTCATGGGGGATATATGATAACAATGCCCATCGAGCGAGGGATTAAGGCATTGTCATCAGCGTGATGTATTTTTTTTGAATTCGTTTCTTAATTCGTTATTGCTTTTATTCTCGCATTTATTTGTTCATGCTTTTGGGATAATTTCATTTAAAAAAAGGCCCCTAATACAATACAAATAGGGGCCCAGTCTATTTTTGATTCTTACCTCTTGTTCAAGAATCAATGGGTATATTTGAATCAACGGCTATATTTTCCTCTGAGCTACCAGACTGGCCCTGTGAATAGAACCAAATTGGTACATAAACTGCCAGCACTCCAAAACCAACAAGAGTCGATGCCCATCCGATTTCAATACTGTTCAAATAGATGATACCTATAATGAAGAACGGTATATTTATCAAACCGAATATCAATGCAACATGCTTCCAGCCAGTTGGTGCTTTGAATGGTCTTTCAAGTCTTGCAAGCTCTGGGTCGTTCTTTGCTTTCACATAAGCAAAGAGGCTGATACCCTGTGCAGCAATATATCCAATTGCTGATGCAGCAAGAATCGCTACAGGTGTTCCAAGAGATACAAATCCAAGATTTATCACAGCAATGAACGCCATGGCAACATATGGAGCTCCGTTACCATTTACTTTGCTAAATACACGAGGAAAGTTCCCTTCGATCGCCATTGAATGCAGTGATCTTGAAGAACCAAGGTAAATAGTCTGTATCAACAAAATCATTGCTGTAATGAGCATGAATATTGCAACTACTGCTCCTGTAGCTCCAAATGTCATCTGAGCAACGGGCAACAGTGGAGTAAATGATTCTGCAATCGTCTGACTTACACCAATGGTTCCAGTTACTGATGCCTGGATTAGTACAAATGACAGAAGACAGACTCCACCGCAGGCGAAAAGTGCTTTTGGTACATCGCTACCGGGGTTCTTGTACTCAGGACCATAGATCGCAGCTGTTTCCCATGCACATGCACTCCATTCAGCCATCGCAAACAAGCCGAATAAGATCAATATGTGATGAAGGTCCCATGCCCAATCCGTTGGAAACCATTCAGAAGTGATATTTGTTATGTTGAAATCACCTGTTGCAAATGGTGAAAGTGTTATAATAATAAGAGGCCCAAGAGACAAAACTGCAAGTATATACCCGAGTGTTGCTCCGCTGGAAAGTCCCCTAAGATTAATAACCATAAGCAGAGAGAATATTGTTATACAAGTAATATATGCAACTTGCATTTCACTAAAAGTATTTGAAATTGAGGGAAACAAACTATAAAGATAACTAGAAGCCACCAGGGCGAATATGGACATTGCTGGAGCCCATCCAAACCAATAACTCCAAGCACTAAACCCACCAATAAATTTACCCTTGTCATACCTTCCTTTATGGTTTCGTGTTTTGAAAATGTTTTGTGCAAAACCCGGCAATCCGGATGCATTTGGAAAAGCTGTAGCCAGTTCTCCAAATGCAGTGTTTTGCGCAAAGCCCTGAAGTACTGACAGACCCCATACGAGTATCGCAGCGGACCACAAATAACTTGATAAATAACCTATTGAGGGCAATATCGCAAGAGGAACACCCAAAGCAATTGCAAGACCCTGTTTCCAATCAATTGATCTCTCAAGGTTGCTGGCCTCACAAATCACTTTAGAACATTGTTCGGCATGCTGCCAATCAACGCCTTCTTTTTTTTCAACCATACTTGATCACATCCTTTTTTAACAATACTCCATTTTTGGGTCGTGAGGACGAGTTTCTGAAGACCAGAAGACCAGAAGCCCACGAATATCTCGTTATTTTTTTTAAATGTTAGGTATGTACTCGTTTTTTTAGAGTATATTTTTACACTCAATGATTGTAAACCGGTTCGGGGGGTTTCGGAGGAACAAGTGGCTACTGCCTTAACCCAGGTCTTGAACCTGTCAGTTGAGGGGAAGTCCCACAACCAGGAATACTACCTTTGCTCCTCCGTCGAATAGGGTTTGCCACACACAATTGGGTTTTCCCCGGAGTTTTTGCCCCTTTTCTGCCGCTATGCACTTAACGGACTCATACTCCGGAAATTTTCCTTTTTATCGTTTTTACTGATTTGCGCTTTCCCTGGCTGCTTCTACCATTGCTTTTATGTTTTCCAGGCTTGCTCGGGTCGGGATCCCGCAGCCGGGAGCCAGGACGTTTGCCCCTTTCCGGATGCATTCCAGGGACTCTTCTTTCACAGTTTCGGGGGTGCCCAGGAAGAGGGTGTCCGCAGGGTTTATGTTCCCGATGATTGCTGTTTTGCCTCCCAGGACTTCCCTGGCTTCACCCACGTCCACCAGGTGATCCAGGCTGATCCCGCTTACTCCGGTTTCCGCCATCATCTCCAGGATGGGTTTCGAGTCTCCACAGATGTGGAGGATGCTCGGGACACCCAGGCTTTCCACAAGCTCCTTGCAGTAGGGAAAAGCCATTTCCCTGTAGTGCGCTGTTCCCAGGAGTTCGCTCCCCGCGGAAGGGTCGATGATGACCACGGCATCTGCTCCGTTTTCAACAAGGGCTTTACCGTAGGTTTTCAGGACCTCCGTGGAATACTTCAGAAGGGACTTGACGAAATCCGGATTGTCGAAGAAGTCCATGAGGAGGGTTTCGACACCCCTGACCTGTCCGGCGAGGGTGAAAGGACCGACGATTCCTGCAATTACGGGCACGGTCTCATCCGTTTCCGCAAGGATCCTGACGGCTTCCACAACAGTTGCCATCCTGCCGTCCGCAAGCGGTTCCGGGCATACGGCATCCTCAAAGGCTTCTATTTTCCGGAAAGCCGCCCTCCGGATGGAGGGCTGGGAGTCAAGCCTCCCTTCGCTGACCTGGGAACCCACGGTTTCGGCTTCCACACAGAGGTCGAAAGGCACTCTTGCACTTTCGATCCCGGCAAGCCTGTTTGCCGCAAGGGCCAGAGTTGCCATCTTTTCCGGGTCGCGGTGGGCTTCGGGCCAGGCAGCCCCGGACTCTTCCATCATTTCAACGGTTGCGGTCTGCAGGGGGCAGGCTGCCGAGACCCTGTCGACTTCTTCCAGTTTCAATGATGCAAGAAAGCGTTCTTTATCGTTCATTGCTAGCCTTCCTACCTTACTCGGAAAGCAGTCTCTGAGCTACCCTTATGGCCTCGGAAGCATTGTCAGCATACCCATCTGCTCCGATGTTGTCACAGAACTCCTGGGAGACAGGGGCTCCTCCGACCATAATCTTGATACCGGGGAATTCTTCTTTGAAAAGCTTGACGTCTTCTTTCATTTCCATCATGCTTGTTGTCATGAGGGCTGAAAGGGCTACAAGGTCGACGTGTTCCTCTTTGATTTTATCCTGGAAATCTTCGGGAAGGACGTCTTTTCCCAGATCGAAAACAGTCAAACCCGCGGTTTCAAGTAAGAGTTTTACGAGGTTTTTGCCGATGTCATGGATGTCTCCAAGGACAACTCCGATGGCTACTCTCCCCGATTCCTTGATTTCATCGGCTTTAATGTGCGGCTTGAAGATTTCCACGGCCCCTTGCATCGCCCTTGCGGCGAGCAGGATTTCCGGGACAAACATTTCTCTCTTTTCGTATTTGTCGCTGACAATGCTCATCCCATTAGCACAGCCATTGATGACTGCATCATAAGCATCGACGTTGTTCTCCAGAGCTTTGTTTGCAAGCTCCACACATTTACTAGCATCACCTTTAACTACGGCTTCTGCCAGGCTGTTCAGGATTTCATCTCTTGCGGCCATTCTTGTTTCACCCTTTTTTTTAGTTGATTTTGTTCACGAATTTTAGACATTAGTATTATCTTTCCATATCTCGACGTTCTCCATCGGTGTTCCAGGTGCAATGTCACAACCTCCTGCAAGAATGTGTCCCACACCACCTGTTGACTCGATACAGGTTCTTATTTGAGCACGTACATCATCAGGAGTTCCATTGAAAAGTGTGTTTGCCACATCGAGATTACCTAAAAGTGTAACTTTTTCACCCATCACTTTTCGGGCTGCAGCTAGGCCAACTGGTAAATCGACGGATAAAACATCATGAGGGATTTCAACTATACTCCCGACTCGATCTGACACATCCCCGCAAATGTGTATCATCACATCTCTTCCAGCCGCTTTGAGAGTACCCGAAAGGTCTGTCATATACGGCTGGGAATAAGTTTCAAACGTTGCTTTTGATATGAGATTACCTGACGCGGTAGGGTCACACATAAACACCCCATCAACATCGAGTGAGTCCATCAGGTACTTATTATATACTTTTAAAGTCTCAGTCGAAAAAGAGAGGAGTTCTTTGACAAAGTCAGGATCTGTGTACAGATCAAGCATCATTACCTCAACGCCACGCAGCTCCCCGGCCAAAGTAAATGGAGCCATTAGGTCGTAGTAAGTGTACCGCTCCTCTCCGATAACATCAATCAATTTGGCTGCAGTCTCAATACCACTTTTTAGCCTCTTATCCTGACTAGGATCCGGGATCTCAAGAGCCTCAAGTGAAGAGGCATCGGAAACGACGTGTGTCCTGGTGCTTGGTCCACCCACATCAGTTATGTTTACCTCACATCCAAGTGCCGGTAAGGGAGTTTGCCAGTCCCATAACACCTCTAAAGCATCAAAATCGCACTTTTCCAACACTTTAAGCTGAGCCTCTGCAGCGAGAGCAGGATTGTCGAAAGACTTCTGAACGGACACGTTAGAGTATTCGAGGGCCCAGTACCCTTGGAATGGTCCACAGATAGGAACACTCTCCACTGGCTCAAAATTTAGTGCAGCAAGCATTTTCTCTTTATGGTTAGAGTAGCTCATTTTTTACACTCCTTCGTCATCTATGCGTTGTTCAGCATGATGACAATCAACACCTTCTTCTTTTGTCATGTCTCTAAACCCTGGGTTTTGGCTCTTCACCATTCTCCGTGGGTAAGACGATTTTTAATCCAAGGCCATGTTGGTTTTTGATATGAATACACGCACAAAACAACGAGAAGCCTTTGTTAGTAAAAACCCGAATAGATACCATACTTAAAAAATTCGATATCAATCGGTGTTAACCCTACTACAGTTAAGAATATGTATCAACTAATATATAGGAAAAATTATACTTCTATTTCAATCGCTGTATTCCTTTGACATGAATAGAATAGCAATATCATGTGTCACATGTTTTTGTCAGGGGTCACATGCTTTGTCAGGGATCACATGCTTTTGTTAATAGTGAAAAAATCCTAATTCAGTCATAGCTTACATATTTTATATCCAAAAATCAAGCTAAAATTTCAATTTTTTTCGCAGAGTTGTTTCAATTATACGTTAGGTATTTAATAAATGCCCATCCCAACAAATGTATAATGAAAAATGATCTACTCAATACCATATGGTTGTCAGAAAAAAGACGAAAACTTATTCACCTTTTAAAAGATGGTCCAAAAGATATTGATGAGATTAAATCCACATTTAATGTATCTTCACGTTTAATTGTACCTCAGATAAAGCAATTGGAAAAACAAAAAATCATAATCGAAAATGATGGAGTATTTCAATTATCAAATATTGGGGAATTATTAATTGACAAAATGCTGAAGATTGTCGATATTAACATACTACTGGAAAAGGATAAGGATTATTGGGAGAAACGTACGTTATATTCATTGCCTCCACAAATGTATGAAAAAATTGGTGATTTGAAAAATAATTATTTGTACGAATACAATATTAATAATGTCTTAGAAATACCACCACCATTTTATCCTCATCTGGTAAAAACCAACCACTATTTTATGTTGTTACCCTACTTTCACCCCAACGTCATAAGAGAAACACTGAACATAACGAAAAATGGAACCAAAACCATATTGCTTGCCACACCGAAAGTCGTTAAAAGAATAAAAAAGGAATTTCGAGAAGATTTAACAAAACTTATCAACTCTCCAAATCTAGAAATAAGAATTCTTGATGAAAAAACAAAACCTCCAGCACTCTTTATCACTGATGACCTGATATTAATCGGATTTGCCACCGAAGAAGGTGTGTGGGATGATCGGGAACTAATTAGTCAGGACGAAAAGGCCTTAAATTGGACACAAGAACTATTCATATATTATAAGCATATGTCTACGCCTTTAAGTGGGATTTGAAAGTCCAATTGATAGGAGATGACATCAATATATATACGAAAAGCCGAGATATCCGACCTCCCGACAATTCAGAGGCTTCTATCAACTTATTTTCTGGATATGGAAGAACTTAAAGCAGAAGATTTCGTGCTTGCGGAGGGGGAAGGGAAAGTTCTGGGCTGTGCTGCCCTTATCCGAAGCGGTTTTTCCGAAAAAGGGTTTCTTGAAATCCATTCCATTGCGATCCACCCTAACTTCCGGGGGAAGGGAATAGGCAGCAGGCTTGTGAACCACCTTATTTCAACATCAGTGGGAAAGGATACCGAACTCTACGTAAGGACTACTGCTCCGGCCTTTTTTGAAAAAATCGGTTTTGTGAGAATTCCGGATTCCGAAAAACTCCGGCTATGGGAAGACTGCGAAAGCTGCGAACATTTCGAGAGCTGCACCCAGCACGCCCTGAAATACCGAAAAAACCGGGAGTAA
This window encodes:
- the larE gene encoding ATP-dependent sacrificial sulfur transferase LarE, whose product is MVIEKIEKIKKAIKARESAIIAFSGGVDSTVLAALAHEVLGNRALAVTLDSPLFPKRQLETAVETACEIGIPHRVLPFSHLNTPYFTANSINRCYFCKKYLLETLVELGEESGYKVVLEGTNASEIKGENRPGYRAIREAGDKVFTPFVEFNITKDEIREIASIYSLSAAHRPSMACLATRFPYGQPITAEALLKIEEAEEYLFSLGFTQFRVRMHSNMARIEVPPEDFPEILHHSVQISENLKDTGFDYVTLDLEGFRSGSMDEPFLRKKAKEGEGEGRGEVKKEEKEG
- a CDS encoding corrinoid protein, producing MAARDEILNSLAEAVVKGDASKCVELANKALENNVDAYDAVINGCANGMSIVSDKYEKREMFVPEILLAARAMQGAVEIFKPHIKADEIKESGRVAIGVVLGDIHDIGKNLVKLLLETAGLTVFDLGKDVLPEDFQDKIKEEHVDLVALSALMTTSMMEMKEDVKLFKEEFPGIKIMVGGAPVSQEFCDNIGADGYADNASEAIRVAQRLLSE
- a CDS encoding uroporphyrinogen decarboxylase family protein; the protein is MSYSNHKEKMLAALNFEPVESVPICGPFQGYWALEYSNVSVQKSFDNPALAAEAQLKVLEKCDFDALEVLWDWQTPLPALGCEVNITDVGGPSTRTHVVSDASSLEALEIPDPSQDKRLKSGIETAAKLIDVIGEERYTYYDLMAPFTLAGELRGVEVMMLDLYTDPDFVKELLSFSTETLKVYNKYLMDSLDVDGVFMCDPTASGNLISKATFETYSQPYMTDLSGTLKAAGRDVMIHICGDVSDRVGSIVEIPHDVLSVDLPVGLAAARKVMGEKVTLLGNLDVANTLFNGTPDDVRAQIRTCIESTGGVGHILAGGCDIAPGTPMENVEIWKDNTNV
- a CDS encoding APC family permease, with the translated sequence MVEKKEGVDWQHAEQCSKVICEASNLERSIDWKQGLAIALGVPLAILPSIGYLSSYLWSAAILVWGLSVLQGFAQNTAFGELATAFPNASGLPGFAQNIFKTRNHKGRYDKGKFIGGFSAWSYWFGWAPAMSIFALVASSYLYSLFPSISNTFSEMQVAYITCITIFSLLMVINLRGLSSGATLGYILAVLSLGPLIIITLSPFATGDFNITNITSEWFPTDWAWDLHHILILFGLFAMAEWSACAWETAAIYGPEYKNPGSDVPKALFACGGVCLLSFVLIQASVTGTIGVSQTIAESFTPLLPVAQMTFGATGAVVAIFMLITAMILLIQTIYLGSSRSLHSMAIEGNFPRVFSKVNGNGAPYVAMAFIAVINLGFVSLGTPVAILAASAIGYIAAQGISLFAYVKAKNDPELARLERPFKAPTGWKHVALIFGLINIPFFIIGIIYLNSIEIGWASTLVGFGVLAVYVPIWFYSQGQSGSSEENIAVDSNIPIDS
- a CDS encoding winged helix-turn-helix domain-containing protein — encoded protein: MRCQADNEKMTLIDSLLLSKKRREIVESLFYEDKTSEDLKRLLKVEWVLLKEPIKKLMEEELIICHDKKYSLSKVGRVICENTLPLVELAETFGKNPEYWISRDLSPIPEYLAGNIGKMKGCSVVVPHPDHMFEPLKEVINESEKEIAFSEEIKLCLVLFYPESIDILTEYSKRGIHITLILTKYIYDKMLNEFQDKLKLLLGSKNLNLFVFNENKVIPQIVITDFKALVIFFNQKGKYDYQELLGSDIYALEWATELFSYYEKCSEHISTI
- a CDS encoding GNAT family N-acetyltransferase, giving the protein MTSIYIRKAEISDLPTIQRLLSTYFLDMEELKAEDFVLAEGEGKVLGCAALIRSGFSEKGFLEIHSIAIHPNFRGKGIGSRLVNHLISTSVGKDTELYVRTTAPAFFEKIGFVRIPDSEKLRLWEDCESCEHFESCTQHALKYRKNRE
- a CDS encoding MtaA/CmuA family methyltransferase, which produces MNDKERFLASLKLEEVDRVSAACPLQTATVEMMEESGAAWPEAHRDPEKMATLALAANRLAGIESARVPFDLCVEAETVGSQVSEGRLDSQPSIRRAAFRKIEAFEDAVCPEPLADGRMATVVEAVRILAETDETVPVIAGIVGPFTLAGQVRGVETLLMDFFDNPDFVKSLLKYSTEVLKTYGKALVENGADAVVIIDPSAGSELLGTAHYREMAFPYCKELVESLGVPSILHICGDSKPILEMMAETGVSGISLDHLVDVGEAREVLGGKTAIIGNINPADTLFLGTPETVKEESLECIRKGANVLAPGCGIPTRASLENIKAMVEAARESANQ
- a CDS encoding winged helix-turn-helix domain-containing protein — its product is MKNDLLNTIWLSEKRRKLIHLLKDGPKDIDEIKSTFNVSSRLIVPQIKQLEKQKIIIENDGVFQLSNIGELLIDKMLKIVDINILLEKDKDYWEKRTLYSLPPQMYEKIGDLKNNYLYEYNINNVLEIPPPFYPHLVKTNHYFMLLPYFHPNVIRETLNITKNGTKTILLATPKVVKRIKKEFREDLTKLINSPNLEIRILDEKTKPPALFITDDLILIGFATEEGVWDDRELISQDEKALNWTQELFIYYKHMSTPLSGI